The Xiphophorus couchianus chromosome 5, X_couchianus-1.0, whole genome shotgun sequence genome includes a region encoding these proteins:
- the LOC114143864 gene encoding uncharacterized protein LOC114143864 has product MFYTGQQKAGFCTISESKRQDAAAIWTYMDQILTDIHIRYPAINTIHFWSDGPSKQYKNKKNFFLLCVVPQRLGFEKATWNFFPTSHGKGAPDGIGATVKRCADSIVLRGQDIIDGKLFFDKVSNSLSGVKLQFVTNEDFQSYDSLLLQTLKSIPGTRNIHQVLAQGNVIHCRFLSCFCGEPQICKCFSPTIHSFGNTTQDPDVHESSTTAKVQNPLEMLMEEMEKEPSKTPKGTTTLIDPCDVQSEDWLVVMYDGKWWLAKALQIDKEHEDVQVEFFHPHGPTLSFKQKQGRRDICFVPFSDVLVRLRKPSSPVRTSSTRGVYRISPAVMDFIEGEYVTRLLPGD; this is encoded by the coding sequence ATGTTCTACACTGGGCAACAAAAAGCAGGATTCTGCACAATCTCGGAGTCAAAGCGTCAGGATGCTGCAGCCATATGGACCTATATGGATCAAATCCTCACAGATATTCACATCAGATATCCGGCTATAAACACTATCCACTTTTGGTCTGATGGTCCAagcaaacaatataaaaataagaagaacttctttctcctctgtgttgTCCCGCAACGTCTGGGATTTGAGAAAGCTACATGGAATTTCTTCCCAACATCACATGGCAAAGGCGCTCCAGATGGCATTGGGGCGACGGTGAAGAGATGTGCTGACAGTATTGTGCTGAGAGGTCAGGATATCATAGATGGCAAATTATTCTTTGACAAGGTGTCCAACAGCTTAAGTGGTGTCAAGCTGCAATTTGTGACAAATGAAGATTTTCAGTCTTATGACTCTCTCCTCCTGCAAACCCTGAAATCAATTCCAGGAACAAGAAACATTCACCAAGTGCTAGCTCAGGGGAATGTCATCCATTGTAGGttcctttcatgtttttgcGGAGAGCCACAGATTTGCAAGTGCTTCAGTCCCACCATTCACTCTTTTGGCAACACAACACAGGACCCAGATGTCCATGAAAGTTCAACCACTGCTAAAGTTCAAAATCCTCTGGAAATGCTGATGGAGGAAATGGAGAAGGAGCCGAGCAAGACACCTAAAGGAACAACAACCCTGATAGATCCTTGTGATGTCCAAAGTGAAGACTGGCTTGTTGTGATGTATGATGGAAAATGGTGGCTGGCTAAAGCCTTACAAATTGACAAAGAGCACGAAGATGTACAAGTGGAATTTTTTCATCCTCATGGACCAACTCTTAGCTTCAAGCAAAAACAAGGTCGTCGGGATATCTGCTTTGTGCCATTTTCGGATGTCCTAGTTAGGCTGAGAAAACCATCCTCACCAGTCCGCACAAGCAGCACCAGGGGTGTATACCGCATTTCACCAGCTGttatggattttattgaagGAGAATATGTGACACGTCTATTGCCTGGGGATTaa